One genomic segment of bacterium includes these proteins:
- the rplR gene encoding 50S ribosomal protein L18: MLVKQKLRFRRHFHIRKRVRGTAERPRMAVFRSNRHLYVQLIDDEAGHTLASASTLDLRSEGATSTANRQTAVKVGALIAERAREKKITSVVFDRGGFKFHGRVKALAETAREAGLKF, from the coding sequence ATGCTAGTCAAACAGAAGCTGCGTTTCCGGCGGCACTTCCACATCCGCAAGCGGGTGCGCGGCACGGCCGAGCGGCCGCGGATGGCGGTCTTCCGCTCCAACCGGCACCTCTACGTCCAGCTCATAGACGACGAGGCCGGTCACACCCTGGCCTCGGCCAGCACCCTCGACCTGCGCTCCGAGGGGGCGACCTCGACGGCGAACCGTCAGACGGCGGTCAAAGTCGGCGCCCTCATCGCCGAACGGGCCAGGGAAAAGAAAATCACGAGCGTCGTTTTCGACCGCGGCGGGTTCAAGTTCCACGGCCGGGTCAAGGCCCTCGCCGAAACCGCACGCGAGGCCGGGCTCAAGTTCTAG
- the rpmD gene encoding 50S ribosomal protein L30, with protein MAKKKQKLSVTQVRSQIGALERHKVTLRTLGLGRIGRTVVHDDTPQIRGMIYHVRHLVRVEEAKK; from the coding sequence ATGGCTAAGAAGAAGCAAAAGCTCTCCGTCACCCAGGTCAGGAGCCAGATCGGCGCCCTGGAGCGTCACAAGGTCACCCTGCGGACCCTCGGCCTGGGGCGCATCGGCCGCACCGTGGTCCACGACGACACGCCCCAGATACGGGGCATGATCTACCACGTCCGGCACCTGGTCCGCGTGGAAGAGGCCAAAAAATAA